GTGCAAGGCGCGGGCGAGCGCGTCCACCTCGGCACGGGTGTTGTACAGGGCAAAGGAGGCCCGCACCGTGGCGGGCACACCGAAACGCTCCATCAGCGGCTGGGCGCAGTGGTGTCCGGCGCGCACTGCCACCCCCTCCTGATCGAGGATCGTGCCCACGTCGTGGGGATGCACGCCTTCCAGCGTGAAGCCGACGACCGCTGCCTTGTGCCGTGCGGTGCCGATGAAGCGCAAGCCGCGGATGCTGCCCAGGCGTTCCATGGCGTACTGACGCAGGTCCTCCTCATGGGCCCCGATCGCCTCCAGGCCGACATTCTGCAAGTACGACATCGCTGCTCCGAGACCGATGACGCCGGCGATGTGGGGAGTCCCGGCCTCGAACTTGTGCGGCAGGTGGTTGAACGTCGTCTTCTCGAAGCTCACCGAGGCGATCATGTCGCCGCCGCCCTGGTAGGGCGGCATGGCCTCCAGCAACGCCCGCCGCCCCCACAGGCAACCGATGCCGGTGGGGCCGAACATCTTGTGCCCCGAGAGGGTGTAGAAGTCGCAGCCCAAGGCACGCACCTCGATCTTCAGGTGCGCCGCCGCCTGGGCGCCATCGACGAGCACGATGGCGCCGTGGCGCTTGGCGAGGGTGGTCATCTCGCGCACCGGGTTGATCGTGCCGAGGGCGTTGGAGACGTGCGCCACCGCCACGAGACGCGTGCGCGGCCCGAGGAGCTTGGCGTACTCCTCCAGGAGGACCTCGCCCTGGTCGTCGATGGGGGCGACGCGCAGCACCGCGCCCGTCTGTTCGCAGAGGAGCTGCCAGGGCACGATGTTCGAGTGGTGCTCCATGGTGGTGACGACGATCTCGTCGCCGCGCGCGAAGGTCGTCCGCCCGTAGGCTTGCGCCACCAAGTTGATGGCTTCCGTGGTACCGCGGACGAAGATGATCTCCGCCGGGTCTGCGGCCCCCAGGAAGCCGGCCGCCTGGGCCCGCACCGCCTCGTAGGCCGCGGTGGCGTGCTCGCTCAAGAAGTGCACGCCGCGGTGGATGTTGGCGTTGCCCTCGCTGTAGTAGCGGCTCAGCGCTTCGATGACGGACCGCGGCTTCTGCGTAGTCGCGGCGTTGTCCAGATAGACCAGCGGCTTGCCGCGCACCTGCAGCTGCAGGATGGGGAAATCGGCGCGGATCCGGTTCACGTCGTACGCGGTCTGTAGCTTCGTCGACATGGCTCCAGCACTTTCAGCAGGGGGCATCGGCTTCCTGCCCCACGGGGATGAAGTGGAAGAGATCGGACTCCACGGTCTTGCGCAGCGGCTCCAGGCGGATCCGTTCCAGCACGTCGTTGGCGAAGGCGTAGGTCAGGATGCGCCGGGCCGTCTTGGTGTCGATGCCGCGGGCCCGCAGGTAGAAGAGCGCGTCCGCTTCCAGCTCGCCCACCGTGGCGCCATGGCTGCACTTGACGTCGTCGGCGTGGATCTGCAGCTCCGGCTTGGTGTTCATCAGCGCTTCCTTGGAGAGCACCAGGTTGCGGTTCTCCTGACGGGAATTCGTCTTCTGCGCGTCCTTGGCCACGAACACCGCGCCGTTGAACACCCCTTGGGCGGCGCCGTCCAGGATCGTCTTGTAGATCTCGTGGCTGGTGCAGTGTGGCCGCGCATGCACGATGCTGGTGTGGTCGTCGACGAGCTGCGCATCGGCGATGACGTTGAGGCCGTGCAGCCTGCAGCTGGCCCCTTCGCCGTCCAGGAGGCAACGCAGGTCGTTGCGCGTCCGGCTGCCACCGAAGGCGATGGAGGTGGAATGGAAGCTGCTGTCCCGAGACTGGTGCACCTCGATGGCGCCGACATGGTAGGCGCTCCGGCTCTCGCGCTGCAGCTTGTAGTAGTCGAGCACGGCCCCGTCACCCAGGACGATCTCCGTGACCGGGTTGGTGAAGTGGGACTCCGTCCCCAGGGAAACGTAATCCTCCACCAAGGTCAGCTCGGCTTGCGGCTCCAGGATCAAGATGGTGCGCGGGTGCGACACGATCGGCCCCTGCGACGCGGTGGAGAGCCAGAGCAGGTGGATCGGATCGCGCATGGCGACGCCCCGGGGCAGGACCACGCAGGCGCCATCGTGGAGCAGCGCCGTGTTGAGCGCCACGAAGGGCTGGGACTCGAAGGCGGCGTGCTGCGCCAGATGGGCTTCCAGGAGCGGGCGGCGCGCGCCCAGCGCCGACGCCAGGTCCCCGGCCACGACGCCTGCCGGCACGTTCCGGGCCGTGGACAGGGCGGGCTCGAAATAGCCGTCCACGAACACCAGCTGCGCCCCCGGGAGACAGTGCACCTGGAAGGGCGCGAGCGCCTCGTGCCCGATGTGGCTGCGCTCCGTGTCCCGGACGTAGTGGAAGGCCGTGCGCCGCAGCGGCGTCAGGTCGAAGTAACGCCAGGCCTCTTGCCGCGGTGTCGGCCAGCCCAGGGCCACGAAGCGCTCCATGGCCTGGCGCCGGCGCGGCTCGAACCAGGAGCTGCCGTTCGCCGCCGTCAGGCGCTCGATCGCGGCGAAGCGCGCCGTGATAGCGTCCAGTGCCTCGCTCGTTCCGAGCATCGCCCCTCTCCCGTCCTTTGCTGCCACTAAGCCCCCTCGGTGACTGCTTCGTCGACCCAGGAGTAGCCTTTCTCCTCGAGCTCGAGGGCCAGGTCCTTGCCGCCGGACTTCACGATGCGGCCCTTGGAGAGGACGTGCACGTAGTCGGGAACGATGTAGTTGAGCAGCCGCTGGTAGTGCGTCACCACCAGGATGGTGCGCTCGGGGCTGCGCATGGAGTCGATCCCCCGGGCCACGATCCGCAGGGCGTCGATGTCCAGACCCGAATCGGTCTCGTCCAGGATCGCCAGCCGTGGCTCGAGCACGGCCATTTGTAGGATTTCGTTGCGTTTCTTCTCGCCCCCGGAGAAGCCTTCGTTCACCGGGCGGCCGAGGAGGGTATCGTCAGCCTCGAGCAGCTTCATCTTCTCCCGCACCAGCGCCAGGAAGTCCATGGCGTCCAGCTCGGGGAGGCCGCGATGCTTGCGCACCGCGTTGACTGCGGCCTTGAGGAAGTAGGTGTTGTTGACCCCGGGGATCTCGACCGGATACTGGAAGGCGAGGAACAAGCCGTTGCGGGCGCGCATCTCCGGTTCCAGATCGAGCAAGGGCTTGCCGTCGTAGAGCACTTCTCCGGCGGTGACGACGTACCCGTCGCGCCCGGCCAGGACGTGGGCCAAGGTGCTCTTCCCCGAGCCGTTGGGCCCCATGACCGCGTGCACCTCGCCCGGGTACAGGTCCAGGTCGATGCCGGTCAGGATGGGATTGCCGCCGGCCTCGACGTTGAGACCGCGGATGTGCAGCAGTGGTTTCCGCATGCCCGTTCCTTCCTTGCGCCTCAGCCTTCCTTGCCCCTCAGCCAACGGCGTTCTCCAGGCTCACGCTCAGGAGCTTTTGCGCTTCCACCGCGAACTCCATGGGCAGCTCGCGGAAGACCTCCTTGCAGAAGCCGTTCACGATCAGGTTCACCGCGTCCTCCTCGGAGAGGCCGCGCTGCTTGCAGTAGTAGATCTGGTCCTCCCCGATCTTCGAGGTGGAAGCCTCGTGCTCCAACCGCGCCGTGGGGTTCTTCACCTCGATGTAGGGGAAGGTGTGGGCGCCGCACTTGTCGCTCATGAGCATGGAATCGCACTGCGAGTAGTTGCGTGCGTTCTCCGCCCCCTTCAGGATCTTCACCAGGCCGCGGTAGCTGTTCTGTCCGTGTCCCGCCGAGATGCCCTTGGAGATGATGGTGCTGCGCGTGTTCTTGCCGATGTGGATCATCTTCGTACCCGTATCGGCCTGCTGGTAGTTGTTGGTCACCGCCACGGAGTAGAACTCTCCCACGGAGTTCTCGCCCTGCAGGATGCAGCTCGGGTACTTCCAGGTGATGGCCGATCCCGTCTCCACCTGGGTCCAGGAAATCT
This Candidatus Krumholzibacteriia bacterium DNA region includes the following protein-coding sequences:
- the sufC gene encoding Fe-S cluster assembly ATPase SufC, with product MRKPLLHIRGLNVEAGGNPILTGIDLDLYPGEVHAVMGPNGSGKSTLAHVLAGRDGYVVTAGEVLYDGKPLLDLEPEMRARNGLFLAFQYPVEIPGVNNTYFLKAAVNAVRKHRGLPELDAMDFLALVREKMKLLEADDTLLGRPVNEGFSGGEKKRNEILQMAVLEPRLAILDETDSGLDIDALRIVARGIDSMRSPERTILVVTHYQRLLNYIVPDYVHVLSKGRIVKSGGKDLALELEEKGYSWVDEAVTEGA
- a CDS encoding cysteine desulfurase, with the protein product MSTKLQTAYDVNRIRADFPILQLQVRGKPLVYLDNAATTQKPRSVIEALSRYYSEGNANIHRGVHFLSEHATAAYEAVRAQAAGFLGAADPAEIIFVRGTTEAINLVAQAYGRTTFARGDEIVVTTMEHHSNIVPWQLLCEQTGAVLRVAPIDDQGEVLLEEYAKLLGPRTRLVAVAHVSNALGTINPVREMTTLAKRHGAIVLVDGAQAAAHLKIEVRALGCDFYTLSGHKMFGPTGIGCLWGRRALLEAMPPYQGGGDMIASVSFEKTTFNHLPHKFEAGTPHIAGVIGLGAAMSYLQNVGLEAIGAHEEDLRQYAMERLGSIRGLRFIGTARHKAAVVGFTLEGVHPHDVGTILDQEGVAVRAGHHCAQPLMERFGVPATVRASFALYNTRAEVDALARALHQVQEIFHC
- the sufD gene encoding Fe-S cluster assembly protein SufD, whose protein sequence is MLGTSEALDAITARFAAIERLTAANGSSWFEPRRRQAMERFVALGWPTPRQEAWRYFDLTPLRRTAFHYVRDTERSHIGHEALAPFQVHCLPGAQLVFVDGYFEPALSTARNVPAGVVAGDLASALGARRPLLEAHLAQHAAFESQPFVALNTALLHDGACVVLPRGVAMRDPIHLLWLSTASQGPIVSHPRTILILEPQAELTLVEDYVSLGTESHFTNPVTEIVLGDGAVLDYYKLQRESRSAYHVGAIEVHQSRDSSFHSTSIAFGGSRTRNDLRCLLDGEGASCRLHGLNVIADAQLVDDHTSIVHARPHCTSHEIYKTILDGAAQGVFNGAVFVAKDAQKTNSRQENRNLVLSKEALMNTKPELQIHADDVKCSHGATVGELEADALFYLRARGIDTKTARRILTYAFANDVLERIRLEPLRKTVESDLFHFIPVGQEADAPC